The following coding sequences are from one Hymenobacter sp. DG25A window:
- a CDS encoding acyl-CoA thioesterase has product MYSHDTAIRVRYAETDQMGYVYHGNYAAYFEVARTEAFRQLGIRYKDLEADGVGMPVGEIRTRFRRPARYDDLLTVRLLLKQPAEGSRVLFEYEIYNEAQELLTEGHTLMVFVSTANGRPVPIPEDIQAKLAPFFSDDELTSPLTPPKQKLPSEAPAPAAFLKGNES; this is encoded by the coding sequence ATGTATAGCCACGATACCGCCATTCGCGTCCGCTACGCCGAAACCGACCAGATGGGCTACGTGTACCACGGCAACTACGCCGCGTACTTCGAGGTGGCCCGCACCGAAGCCTTCCGACAGCTGGGTATCCGCTACAAAGACCTGGAGGCCGATGGCGTAGGCATGCCGGTAGGGGAGATTCGCACCCGCTTCCGGCGCCCGGCCCGCTACGATGACCTGCTGACTGTGCGCCTGCTCCTCAAGCAGCCCGCCGAAGGCTCGCGCGTTCTTTTCGAATACGAAATCTATAATGAAGCCCAGGAACTGCTTACCGAAGGCCATACCCTGATGGTATTTGTGAGCACTGCCAATGGCCGGCCGGTTCCCATTCCCGAAGATATTCAGGCCAAGCTGGCGCCCTTTTTCAGCGACGATGAGCTAACCAGCCCGCTCACGCCGCCCAAGCAAAAACTACCCTCGGAAGCTCCGGCCCCGGCCGCGTTTTTAAAGGGGAATGAAAGTTAA
- a CDS encoding lysophospholipid acyltransferase family protein: protein MSSTIAPPTYPWYYRPLEWFLRGLASLPLPLLYGLAEVLYFLMAYVLRYRERVVLENLRNSFPEKTEAEHKKLAKQFYRHFAQLMVEILWLRQASPEELSRRVSYPNKHVITDQLAKGRSLLALGSHEGNWEWILTSGALQINAPAVGVYQPLNSPFFDDFMYKLRTRTGAELVTMRETIRYMAASQDRQQLLCMLSDQSPSNAKNRYWTQLLHQETGFYTGADRLAAQFQLPVVFVSIRRKRRGYYEVVLTELYDGNTPLDPNQHRITEAFARAMEKDIRAAPADYLWSHRRWKHKRPVGE, encoded by the coding sequence ATGAGTTCAACTATTGCCCCGCCCACGTACCCGTGGTATTATCGTCCGCTTGAATGGTTTTTACGGGGCTTAGCGTCTCTGCCGCTGCCGCTGCTGTACGGACTGGCCGAAGTGCTGTATTTCCTGATGGCCTACGTTCTGCGCTACCGGGAGCGGGTAGTACTGGAAAACCTGCGCAACTCCTTTCCCGAAAAAACGGAGGCGGAACATAAAAAACTGGCCAAGCAGTTTTACCGGCACTTTGCCCAGCTAATGGTAGAAATACTGTGGCTGCGGCAGGCTTCCCCGGAGGAATTGAGCCGGCGGGTTTCGTACCCCAACAAGCATGTCATTACGGATCAGCTGGCCAAGGGGCGCTCCTTGCTGGCCCTGGGCTCCCACGAGGGCAACTGGGAATGGATTCTGACTTCGGGGGCTCTACAGATCAATGCGCCGGCGGTGGGCGTGTACCAGCCGCTGAATAGTCCGTTTTTCGACGATTTTATGTACAAGCTGCGCACCCGCACCGGAGCTGAGCTGGTAACCATGCGCGAAACTATTCGCTATATGGCAGCCAGCCAGGACCGGCAGCAGCTGCTGTGCATGTTGAGCGACCAAAGCCCAAGCAACGCCAAAAACCGCTACTGGACGCAGCTCCTACACCAGGAGACGGGTTTCTATACCGGCGCCGACCGTTTAGCCGCCCAGTTTCAGCTGCCGGTGGTTTTTGTCAGCATCCGGCGAAAGCGGCGGGGATACTATGAAGTAGTGCTTACCGAGCTTTATGATGGCAATACGCCTCTGGACCCCAATCAGCACCGGATAACTGAAGCCTTTGCGCGGGCTATGGAGAAGGATATCCGGGCTGCGCCGGCTGATTATCTCTGGTCACACCGCCGCTGGAAACATAAGCGCCCGGTAGGAGAGTAG
- a CDS encoding ATP-dependent Clp protease ATP-binding subunit produces MEAKFSNRVKEVISLSREEAIRLGHDYIGTEHLLLGMIREGEGTAIGLLKKLGVSVDELKYALEQATRNTATQGTSITGSIPLTKQTEKVLKITYLEAKIFKSEIIGTEHLLLSILRDEDNISSQILAKFNVNYEAVRDSLDYHGNTPGPSAGPSDTDDDDNDKLFGSSSKSGSSSTAKKPGEKSRTPVLDNFGRDLTKLAEDDKLDPIVGREKEIERVAQILSRRKKNNPILIGEPGVGKTAIAEGLALRIIQKKVSRVLFGKRVVTLDLASLVAGTKYRGQFEERMKAVMNELEKSPDVILFIDELHTIVGAGGASGSLDASNMFKPALARGEIQCIGATTLDEYRQYIEKDGALARRFQMVMVDPTTPEETIEILHNIKDKYQDHHHVVYTDKAIEACVKLSDRYMSDRFLPDKAIDILDEAGARVHINNIVVPEDILKLEESIENIKTEKNRVVKSQKYEEAAQLRDKEKKLLEQLELAKKNWEDETKKKRYTVKEENVAEVIAMMTGIPVSRVAQNESQKLLNMGEELQGKVIGQEKAIKQLVKAIQRTRVGLKDPKKPIGSFVFLGPTGVGKTELAKVLATYLFDKEDSLVRIDMSEYMEKFSVSRLVGAPPGYVGYEEGGQLTEKIRRKPYSVILLDEIEKAHPDVYNLLLQVLDDGILTDGLGRKVDFRNTIIIMTSNIGARDLADFGAGIGFGTKARNENMDELTKSTITNALRKTFSPEFLNRLDDVIVFNSLEKKDIHKIIDISLAKLLSRVQALGYRVELTEAAKDFVAEKGYDPKFGARPLNRAIQKYIEDPIAEEILKAQIAQGDVITADYTEGAEELTFAVSKSGETPKLASDERPEETPEPDAPDAEKGK; encoded by the coding sequence ATGGAAGCTAAATTCTCAAATCGAGTCAAGGAGGTCATCTCCCTGAGCCGGGAAGAAGCCATCCGGCTCGGTCACGACTATATCGGTACCGAACATCTCTTGCTGGGCATGATTCGCGAGGGCGAAGGCACGGCCATTGGACTGCTCAAAAAACTGGGCGTTTCCGTGGACGAGCTCAAGTATGCTTTAGAGCAAGCTACCCGCAATACCGCCACTCAGGGCACCAGCATTACCGGCTCTATTCCGCTGACAAAACAGACGGAAAAAGTACTTAAGATTACGTACCTGGAAGCCAAGATCTTTAAGAGCGAAATCATTGGCACGGAGCACCTGCTGCTCTCGATTCTGCGCGATGAGGACAACATCTCTTCTCAGATTCTGGCTAAGTTCAACGTTAACTACGAAGCAGTGCGCGACTCCTTAGACTACCACGGCAACACGCCGGGTCCTTCCGCCGGTCCTTCTGATACCGACGACGACGACAACGACAAACTGTTTGGCAGCTCGTCTAAATCAGGCAGCAGCTCCACGGCCAAGAAACCGGGCGAAAAGTCGCGCACTCCCGTGCTCGATAACTTCGGCCGCGACCTGACCAAGCTGGCTGAGGACGACAAGCTGGACCCCATTGTAGGCCGCGAAAAAGAAATTGAGCGCGTAGCTCAGATTCTCTCGCGCCGCAAAAAGAACAACCCCATTCTGATTGGTGAGCCCGGGGTAGGTAAGACGGCTATTGCCGAAGGCCTGGCTCTGCGCATCATTCAGAAGAAAGTATCGCGCGTGCTGTTTGGCAAGCGTGTGGTGACGCTGGATCTGGCCTCCCTGGTGGCCGGCACCAAGTACCGCGGTCAGTTTGAGGAGCGCATGAAGGCCGTGATGAACGAGCTGGAAAAGTCGCCCGACGTGATTCTGTTCATTGACGAGCTGCACACGATTGTAGGTGCTGGCGGAGCCTCCGGCTCGCTGGATGCTTCCAACATGTTCAAGCCGGCTTTGGCCCGCGGCGAAATTCAATGCATTGGCGCTACCACCCTGGATGAGTATCGGCAGTACATTGAGAAAGATGGTGCTCTGGCCCGTCGTTTCCAGATGGTGATGGTGGACCCCACTACGCCGGAGGAAACCATCGAAATCCTGCACAACATCAAGGACAAGTATCAGGACCACCACCACGTAGTGTACACCGACAAGGCTATTGAGGCCTGCGTGAAACTGTCGGACCGCTACATGAGTGACCGGTTCCTGCCAGACAAGGCCATCGATATTCTCGATGAAGCCGGCGCCCGCGTGCACATCAACAACATTGTGGTGCCCGAGGATATTCTCAAGCTCGAAGAGAGCATCGAGAACATCAAGACGGAGAAAAACCGCGTGGTGAAGTCGCAGAAATACGAGGAAGCCGCCCAGCTCCGCGACAAAGAGAAGAAGCTCTTGGAGCAGCTGGAGCTGGCCAAAAAGAACTGGGAAGACGAAACCAAGAAGAAGCGGTACACCGTGAAGGAGGAAAACGTGGCTGAAGTAATAGCCATGATGACTGGCATTCCGGTGAGCCGCGTGGCCCAGAACGAAAGCCAGAAGCTGCTCAACATGGGTGAGGAGCTGCAGGGCAAAGTAATTGGGCAGGAAAAGGCCATTAAGCAATTGGTGAAAGCCATCCAGCGTACCCGCGTAGGCCTGAAAGACCCGAAAAAGCCCATCGGCTCGTTCGTGTTCCTCGGCCCAACGGGTGTGGGTAAAACGGAGCTGGCCAAAGTGTTGGCTACCTACCTCTTCGACAAGGAAGATTCGCTCGTGCGCATCGACATGTCGGAGTACATGGAGAAATTCAGCGTATCGCGCCTGGTAGGCGCGCCTCCCGGCTACGTGGGTTATGAAGAGGGCGGTCAGCTGACGGAGAAAATCCGCCGCAAGCCGTACTCGGTTATCCTGCTCGACGAAATTGAGAAGGCGCACCCGGACGTATACAACCTGCTCCTGCAGGTGCTGGACGATGGTATTCTGACCGACGGCCTCGGCCGCAAGGTGGACTTCCGCAACACCATCATCATCATGACCTCCAACATCGGAGCCCGCGACCTAGCGGACTTCGGCGCAGGCATCGGCTTCGGCACAAAGGCCCGCAATGAGAACATGGATGAGCTGACGAAGAGCACTATCACCAACGCCCTGCGCAAAACCTTCTCCCCAGAGTTCCTCAACCGCTTGGACGATGTTATTGTCTTCAACTCCCTGGAGAAGAAGGACATTCACAAAATAATCGACATCTCGCTGGCCAAGCTGCTCTCGCGGGTACAAGCCTTGGGCTACCGTGTAGAACTGACGGAGGCCGCCAAGGACTTCGTAGCCGAGAAGGGCTACGACCCCAAATTTGGCGCTCGTCCGCTCAACCGGGCTATTCAGAAGTACATTGAAGACCCGATTGCGGAGGAAATCCTGAAGGCGCAGATTGCCCAGGGAGACGTTATCACGGCCGACTACACGGAAGGCGCAGAAGAGTTGACGTTTGCCGTAAGCAAGAGCGGGGAAACCCCCAAACTAGCCAGCGACGAACGGCCGGAGGAGACTCCGGAACCTGACGCGCCGGATGCGGAGAAGGGCAAATAA
- a CDS encoding M42 family metallopeptidase produces the protein MRQESFDFLQTYLNNASPTGFEKEGQKLWLDYIKPYIDEYFVDTYGTVVGVINPKAKYKVVIEAHADEISYFVNYITESGFLYLRRNGGSDPLVAPSKRVNIHTAKGIVKAVFGWPAIHVRKVEQDKAPTIETVYLDCGAANKEEVEAMGIHVGSVVTFEDEFMVLNEKFYVGRALDNRIGGFMIAEVARMLKENKNKLPYGLYIVNAVQEEIGLRGAEMIAHRIQPDVAIITDVTHDTQSPMYEKKTSGDLFCGKGPVITYGPAVQNNLRDLIIETAQKAEIPFQRAAATRATGTDTDAFAYSSAGVASALISLPLKYMHTTVETVHKDDVENVTKLIYESLLRIEDGHDFRYFK, from the coding sequence ATGCGTCAAGAATCTTTCGACTTCCTCCAGACATACCTGAATAACGCCTCTCCTACCGGCTTTGAGAAGGAAGGCCAGAAGCTGTGGCTGGATTATATAAAGCCGTATATCGACGAGTATTTCGTGGATACCTATGGCACGGTGGTGGGCGTTATCAATCCCAAAGCCAAGTACAAAGTCGTGATTGAAGCCCACGCGGATGAAATCAGCTACTTCGTTAATTACATTACCGAATCGGGCTTTCTGTACCTGCGCCGCAATGGCGGTTCTGACCCCCTGGTAGCGCCCAGCAAGCGCGTGAATATTCACACCGCCAAAGGCATTGTGAAGGCGGTGTTTGGCTGGCCGGCCATTCACGTGCGCAAGGTGGAGCAGGACAAAGCGCCTACCATTGAAACCGTGTACCTGGACTGCGGCGCCGCCAACAAGGAAGAGGTGGAAGCCATGGGCATTCACGTGGGCTCGGTGGTCACCTTCGAGGACGAGTTCATGGTGCTGAACGAGAAGTTCTATGTGGGCCGCGCGTTGGACAACCGCATCGGCGGCTTCATGATTGCCGAAGTGGCCCGCATGCTGAAGGAGAATAAGAACAAGCTGCCCTACGGCCTCTACATTGTGAATGCGGTGCAGGAAGAAATTGGTCTGCGCGGGGCCGAAATGATTGCCCACCGCATTCAGCCGGACGTGGCCATCATTACCGACGTGACCCACGATACTCAGTCGCCGATGTATGAGAAAAAGACGTCTGGCGACCTGTTTTGCGGCAAAGGCCCGGTGATTACCTACGGCCCGGCCGTGCAGAACAACCTGCGCGACTTGATCATTGAAACCGCTCAGAAAGCGGAAATACCCTTCCAGCGCGCCGCCGCCACCCGCGCCACCGGCACCGACACGGACGCCTTTGCCTACTCCAGCGCCGGCGTAGCCTCCGCCCTCATTTCGCTGCCGCTGAAGTACATGCACACTACCGTAGAAACAGTGCATAAAGACGACGTGGAAAACGTAACCAAGCTCATCTATGAGTCGCTATTGCGCATCGAAGACGGCCACGATTTCCGCTATTTCAAATAG
- a CDS encoding WbqC family protein — translation MPVLFETQYNPPAAFFAALAGQDALWLESHEHYRKQTYRNRCLILTAQGVKPLTVPVIDGNRSEKVRITELEIDYRQNWVHQHWRTLQTAYGGSPYFEYYADYLHDIYVQKPALLFDLNLSLLAFFLRCLRLRIPVEFTTEYHASYPPEALRDRRDWLSPKDPVTPEPDRTSVRPYAQTFGVQFVPNLSILDLLFMQGPAAGSFLV, via the coding sequence ATGCCTGTTTTATTTGAAACTCAATATAATCCACCGGCGGCATTTTTTGCAGCACTGGCCGGCCAGGATGCATTGTGGCTGGAGAGCCACGAGCACTACCGCAAGCAGACCTACCGCAACCGCTGCCTTATTCTCACCGCGCAGGGGGTAAAGCCACTTACGGTACCGGTTATTGATGGTAACCGCAGCGAGAAAGTACGTATTACGGAGCTGGAAATCGATTATCGACAGAACTGGGTGCATCAACACTGGCGCACCTTGCAAACCGCATACGGGGGTAGCCCGTATTTTGAATATTACGCCGACTATCTGCACGACATTTACGTACAGAAACCGGCGCTGCTTTTCGACCTGAATCTCTCGCTACTCGCTTTCTTTTTGCGCTGTCTGCGGCTGCGAATTCCTGTGGAATTCACCACCGAGTATCATGCTTCCTACCCTCCCGAGGCCCTGCGCGACCGGCGCGACTGGCTGTCACCCAAAGATCCAGTTACCCCGGAACCTGACAGGACGTCGGTACGCCCGTATGCCCAAACCTTTGGCGTACAATTTGTACCCAACTTAAGCATCCTGGACTTGTTATTTATGCAAGGGCCAGCTGCCGGCAGTTTTCTCGTGTAG
- a CDS encoding acyl-CoA carboxylase subunit beta gives MSDPHAEAQLSKIEILARKNAEALLGGGQARIEAQHKKGKLTARERVDLLMDEGSFEEIGKFVMHRSKDFGLDKEYYLGDGVVTGYGTVNGRLVYVFSQDFTVFGGSLSETHAEKIVKIMDLAMKNGAPVIGLNDSGGARIQEGVVSLGGYADIFYKNTLASGVVPQLSAIMGPCAGGAVYSPAITDFILMVEDTSYMFVTGPNVVKTVTHENVTSEELGGASTHSAKSGVTHFSCANEVACINHLKALLSYMPQNCEETAPALPYEASDEMRPVLDTIIPENPNQPYDIREVIEGIIDANTFLEVHQNFAENIVVGFARLGGRSIGIVGNQPSVLAGVLDINASTKAARFVRFCDSFNIPLLVLEDVPGFLPGTDQEWRGIITNGAKLLYAFCEATVPRITVITRKAYGGAYDVMNSKHIGADMNYAWPTAEIAVMGAKGAAEIIFKREIAQAEDPEAKLQEKVDEYQKKFATPYRAAHRGFVDEVILPSQTRQKLIRAFKMLENKVDTLPRKKHGNIPL, from the coding sequence ATGTCTGATCCGCACGCTGAAGCCCAACTGAGCAAAATCGAAATTCTGGCCCGCAAAAATGCCGAAGCCCTACTCGGCGGTGGTCAGGCAAGAATTGAGGCCCAACACAAAAAAGGCAAGCTCACGGCGCGGGAGCGGGTAGATCTGCTGATGGACGAAGGCTCCTTCGAGGAAATCGGCAAGTTTGTGATGCACCGCTCCAAGGACTTCGGGCTGGATAAGGAATACTATCTGGGCGACGGAGTAGTAACGGGCTATGGCACCGTAAACGGCCGCTTGGTGTACGTTTTCTCCCAGGATTTCACGGTTTTTGGCGGCTCTCTGAGCGAAACCCACGCCGAGAAAATCGTAAAAATCATGGACCTGGCCATGAAGAATGGTGCCCCTGTTATCGGCTTGAACGACTCTGGCGGAGCCCGCATTCAGGAAGGCGTAGTAAGCCTGGGTGGCTACGCTGATATCTTCTATAAAAATACGCTGGCCTCCGGCGTGGTGCCACAGCTTTCGGCCATTATGGGCCCGTGCGCGGGCGGCGCGGTGTACTCCCCCGCCATTACCGACTTTATTCTGATGGTGGAAGACACGAGCTATATGTTCGTGACGGGCCCCAACGTAGTAAAAACGGTTACGCACGAAAACGTGACCAGCGAAGAACTGGGTGGTGCCAGCACCCACTCGGCCAAGAGCGGCGTCACGCACTTTTCGTGCGCCAATGAGGTAGCCTGCATCAATCACCTCAAAGCCCTGCTGAGCTACATGCCGCAGAACTGCGAGGAAACCGCCCCGGCCCTGCCCTACGAGGCCTCCGACGAGATGCGTCCCGTGCTGGACACCATCATTCCCGAAAACCCCAACCAACCCTACGACATCCGGGAGGTAATTGAAGGCATCATTGATGCGAATACCTTCCTGGAAGTGCACCAGAACTTTGCCGAGAACATTGTAGTGGGTTTTGCCCGCCTGGGTGGCCGCAGCATTGGTATTGTGGGCAACCAGCCCTCTGTACTGGCGGGCGTGCTCGATATCAATGCCTCCACCAAAGCCGCCCGTTTCGTGCGGTTCTGCGACTCGTTCAACATTCCGCTGCTGGTGCTGGAAGACGTGCCCGGCTTCCTTCCCGGCACCGACCAGGAGTGGCGCGGCATTATCACCAATGGGGCCAAGCTGCTCTACGCTTTCTGCGAAGCTACCGTGCCGCGCATCACTGTAATTACCCGCAAAGCCTACGGCGGAGCGTATGATGTGATGAACTCCAAGCACATTGGCGCTGATATGAACTACGCCTGGCCCACCGCCGAAATTGCGGTAATGGGTGCCAAAGGTGCCGCGGAAATCATCTTCAAGCGGGAAATTGCGCAGGCCGAAGACCCGGAAGCCAAGCTGCAGGAAAAGGTAGATGAGTATCAGAAGAAGTTCGCCACGCCTTACCGCGCCGCCCACCGCGGCTTTGTGGATGAGGTTATTCTGCCTTCGCAAACGCGCCAGAAGCTGATTCGCGCCTTCAAGATGCTGGAGAACAAAGTGGATACGCTACCTCGTAAGAAGCACGGAAACATTCCGCTATAA
- a CDS encoding YihY/virulence factor BrkB family protein, whose product MPRRYRVSNMRQQRTYRKLIIWLKRLRFNRGKASVYDVVDHMIQELKLDSVTKRASYMAFNFTISIFPTIIFLFTLIPYIPVPNLNLDILQFLSDFIPREMYVAIADTIEDIVNIPHGGLLSFGFGAALFLSSNGIMALLDAFDKKYHTFKRRTYLRKRVIATLLTVVLAMVLLLSIAGIFFGTYIIDTLVFYEIVPERLTALLITVLRYGSVVALFLFTTCLIYYYVPAVQDRWPFLSAGAVVATLLIFLVSSLFILYIKIFDSYNHFYGSIGALVGFMVWLDFVCMTLIVGFEVNVSIDAVTGRLKRYVIRNEELAAHPHP is encoded by the coding sequence ATGCCACGCCGGTACCGGGTTTCCAACATGCGCCAGCAGCGCACGTACCGGAAGCTTATTATCTGGCTGAAGCGGCTGCGCTTTAACCGGGGAAAAGCCTCGGTATATGATGTGGTAGACCACATGATTCAGGAGTTGAAGCTGGACAGTGTGACCAAGCGGGCCAGCTATATGGCCTTCAACTTCACCATCTCCATCTTTCCCACCATCATCTTCCTGTTCACACTCATTCCCTACATACCCGTCCCCAATCTTAACCTGGACATCCTGCAGTTCCTCTCCGATTTTATACCGCGGGAGATGTACGTGGCCATTGCGGATACCATTGAGGACATTGTGAACATTCCGCACGGCGGCTTGCTGTCGTTTGGTTTTGGGGCGGCCCTGTTCCTCAGCTCAAATGGCATAATGGCGCTGCTGGATGCCTTTGACAAAAAGTACCACACCTTCAAGCGGCGCACCTATCTGCGGAAGCGGGTTATTGCTACGCTACTTACCGTGGTGCTGGCTATGGTGCTATTGCTCTCCATTGCGGGTATTTTCTTTGGTACTTATATCATTGACACCTTAGTGTTTTATGAGATAGTGCCCGAGCGCCTCACGGCACTGCTAATCACGGTATTACGCTACGGCTCCGTGGTAGCCCTGTTCCTGTTTACTACCTGCCTGATTTACTATTATGTACCGGCCGTGCAGGACCGCTGGCCCTTTCTATCGGCCGGGGCCGTGGTAGCCACGCTGCTGATTTTTCTGGTGTCGTCCCTGTTCATTCTCTACATCAAAATCTTCGACTCCTATAACCACTTCTATGGCTCCATTGGCGCGCTGGTGGGCTTCATGGTGTGGCTGGATTTTGTTTGTATGACCCTGATTGTGGGCTTTGAAGTGAACGTGAGCATTGATGCCGTAACGGGCCGGCTGAAGCGGTATGTGATTCGTAATGAGGAATTAGCCGCGCACCCGCACCCTTAG
- a CDS encoding L-threonylcarbamoyladenylate synthase yields the protein MSATLLRIHPDNPPQNRIQQAVDVLRNGGVIIYPTDTIYGLGCDITNAKAVEKLCRIKGVKPDKANLSFICSDLSHITDYANGITTPIYKVLKKALPGPFTFIFEASAKAPKYGGVKRKTVGIRVPDHNICLALVRELGNPIVSTSVHDEDEILEYSTDPDLIFEKYRALVDLVIDGGFGNNIASTVVDCTDDDFTIIRQGAGDIEQYL from the coding sequence ATGTCTGCCACGCTGCTCCGCATTCACCCCGATAACCCACCGCAAAACCGCATTCAGCAGGCAGTGGACGTGCTGCGCAACGGCGGCGTTATTATTTACCCCACGGATACCATTTACGGCCTGGGCTGCGACATCACCAACGCCAAAGCGGTGGAGAAGCTTTGCCGCATCAAAGGCGTGAAACCCGATAAAGCCAACCTCTCCTTTATCTGCTCCGACCTCTCGCACATTACTGACTACGCCAACGGCATTACCACCCCCATTTACAAAGTCCTGAAAAAAGCACTACCCGGCCCGTTCACCTTCATTTTTGAGGCCAGCGCCAAAGCACCCAAATACGGGGGCGTTAAGCGCAAAACCGTGGGCATCCGCGTGCCCGACCACAATATCTGCCTGGCGCTGGTGCGGGAGCTGGGCAACCCCATTGTGAGTACCTCGGTGCACGATGAAGACGAAATTCTGGAGTACAGCACCGACCCCGACCTCATCTTCGAGAAATATCGCGCCCTGGTAGACCTGGTGATTGATGGCGGCTTCGGAAATAACATTGCCAGCACTGTGGTGGACTGCACCGATGATGACTTTACCATCATCCGGCAGGGTGCCGGAGATATTGAGCAGTATTTGTAA
- the mltG gene encoding endolytic transglycosylase MltG, which produces MASPRIDYKARAIRRRNRFAAITAVLGLLFVTFSYYFYQVFYTPNVETKGRPTYVLVRRGETAKAVLDSIEATGVIVDKLSLHFVARIMKYDKLVKPGRYELKDGYTNRQLISDLRAGRQSPLKLTFQNIRLREDLARKLSTAIDSRPGQFDSLLSSPNYTKSLGFDTTSILTMFIPNTYELYWNSSPDNLMQRMKKEYEKFWTPARDAKRKALGLTRAQVSTLASIVEAEQQQHADERPRVAGVYLNRLKRGMKLQADPTVVYANQDFTIKRVLNVHLLKDSPYNTYKYAGLPPGPINLPSIASIDAVLNPESHQYLYFCAKEDFSGYHAFARNEQEHLVNARRYQAALSRAGIMK; this is translated from the coding sequence ATGGCCTCACCCCGCATCGACTACAAAGCCCGCGCCATTCGCCGCCGCAACCGTTTTGCCGCCATCACGGCTGTTTTGGGGCTTTTGTTCGTCACGTTCTCCTACTATTTCTACCAGGTTTTCTACACGCCCAACGTAGAAACCAAAGGCCGCCCCACTTACGTGTTGGTGCGCCGCGGCGAAACCGCCAAAGCCGTGCTGGACTCCATTGAAGCCACCGGCGTGATTGTGGACAAGCTCAGCCTGCACTTCGTGGCCCGCATCATGAAGTATGATAAGCTGGTGAAGCCCGGCCGCTATGAGCTGAAGGATGGCTACACCAACCGGCAGCTGATTTCGGACCTTCGCGCCGGCCGACAGTCCCCGCTTAAGCTCACCTTTCAGAACATCCGTCTGCGGGAAGACCTGGCCCGCAAGCTTAGCACTGCCATCGACTCCCGCCCCGGCCAGTTTGATTCGCTGCTAAGTAGCCCCAACTACACCAAAAGCCTGGGTTTCGATACCACGAGCATTCTGACGATGTTCATTCCCAATACCTACGAGCTGTACTGGAACTCCTCGCCCGATAACCTCATGCAGCGCATGAAAAAGGAATACGAGAAGTTCTGGACACCCGCCCGCGACGCCAAGCGCAAGGCCCTGGGCCTTACCCGGGCCCAGGTAAGCACGCTGGCCAGCATTGTGGAAGCCGAGCAGCAGCAGCACGCCGATGAGCGCCCCCGCGTGGCCGGAGTGTACCTCAACCGCCTCAAGCGCGGCATGAAGCTGCAGGCCGACCCCACCGTGGTGTACGCCAACCAGGACTTCACCATCAAGCGGGTGCTGAACGTACACTTGCTGAAAGACTCGCCCTACAACACGTATAAGTACGCGGGCCTGCCGCCCGGCCCCATCAATCTGCCCAGCATCGCCAGCATTGATGCCGTATTGAACCCCGAAAGCCACCAGTACCTGTATTTCTGCGCCAAGGAGGATTTCAGCGGCTACCATGCGTTTGCCCGTAATGAGCAGGAGCACCTGGTAAATGCCCGCCGGTATCAGGCCGCCCTGAGCCGGGCCGGCATTATGAAGTAA